The following are encoded in a window of Myxococcota bacterium genomic DNA:
- a CDS encoding type IV pilus twitching motility protein PilT gives MALKGGASDIHLKPGLPAMFRVDGTLVPLKAGDRLSPDVVQNMAFGIMNPVQKKRFDETREVDLAYGIAGLGRFRVNVFQQRGTVGIVFRVIPFGVKSIEQLHLPKVIESIAMEQRGLVLVTGTTGSGKSTSLAAMIDYINSNRTCHIMTIEDPIEFLIRDRRSIVNQREIGVDTQSFANALRAALRQDPDVILVGEMRDFETIETALTAAETGHLVMSTLHTLDATETINRIISVFPPYQQKQVRIQLASILRAVISQRLVPRADGKGRVPALEVLVSTARVRECIADKDRTKEIHDAISKGFTTYGMQTFDQSLMSHVKEGLVTYDEALNHVSNPDDFALRFRGIESTSDGTWDDFSGEEGGEDELIPSEEPAKTEEEDDFIQKF, from the coding sequence GTGGCGTTGAAGGGGGGTGCGTCCGACATCCACCTGAAGCCCGGGCTCCCGGCGATGTTCCGCGTCGACGGCACCCTCGTCCCGCTGAAGGCCGGCGACCGCCTCTCGCCCGACGTGGTTCAGAACATGGCCTTCGGGATCATGAACCCCGTCCAGAAGAAGCGCTTCGACGAGACGCGCGAGGTCGACCTCGCCTACGGAATCGCCGGCCTCGGTCGCTTCCGTGTGAACGTGTTCCAGCAGCGCGGCACGGTGGGCATCGTCTTCCGCGTGATTCCGTTCGGCGTGAAGTCGATCGAGCAGCTCCACCTGCCGAAGGTGATCGAGTCGATCGCCATGGAGCAGCGCGGACTGGTGCTCGTGACCGGTACCACCGGCTCGGGTAAGTCGACGTCACTCGCGGCGATGATCGACTACATCAACTCCAATCGAACCTGCCACATCATGACGATCGAGGACCCCATCGAGTTCTTGATCCGGGATCGGCGTTCGATCGTGAACCAGCGCGAGATCGGGGTCGACACCCAGAGCTTCGCGAACGCCCTGCGCGCGGCGCTGCGTCAGGACCCCGACGTGATTCTCGTCGGCGAAATGCGTGACTTCGAGACGATCGAGACCGCCCTCACGGCGGCCGAGACCGGTCACCTCGTCATGAGCACGCTGCACACCCTCGACGCCACCGAGACGATCAACCGCATCATCTCGGTGTTCCCGCCGTACCAGCAGAAGCAGGTGCGCATTCAGCTGGCGTCGATCCTGCGCGCCGTGATCTCCCAGCGCCTGGTGCCCCGCGCCGACGGCAAGGGTCGCGTCCCGGCGCTCGAGGTGCTGGTGTCGACGGCGCGCGTGCGTGAGTGCATCGCGGACAAGGACCGCACCAAGGAGATCCACGACGCGATCTCGAAGGGATTCACCACCTACGGCATGCAGACCTTCGACCAGAGTCTGATGTCGCATGTGAAGGAAGGACTCGTCACCTACGACGAGGCCCTCAACCACGTGTCCAACCCGGACGACTTCGCGCTGCGCTTCCGCGGCATCGAGTCGACCTCCGACGGCACCTGGGACGACTTCTCCGGCGAAGAGGGCGGCGAGGACGAGCTCATCCCGAGCGAAGAGCCCGCGAAGACCGAAGAAGAAGACGACTTCATCCAGAAGTTCTAG
- a CDS encoding carboxypeptidase-like regulatory domain-containing protein, with product MGRQLRGLRALLRVRGLAIVAVCGWLAVAGCTAGTPFSAPPSGQVTDAATGAPIAGAIVVFRYDRQPEASGEEVEALAHREIVTDRAGRFRAPRLAWSWPGAVRIASVWAPGYRCSDTATSGRIPLQRAKSLEERRASCVPVAGTPREVPRYRAAWQSLYPSIYRRSVRRPDAEVERVLSARRVFGFGANCEGPVVDLALSRDGRRVAYWVRRAGLPSTIRIQELGEGLRSVGESASEEVSAPVWSPELELAWTARHELVLWQPHSTHPPEVVPTLGDDTPQTARVLWKPPTPPAAPALAPARPGEAPRGQPLAADDLRDANDARGSGRRFLRRSILDPRTGLPADVLETEHTDGGRSAVALPGEACGAPGRFGRPEDHLTAAGTLAVDLRYVSGGCRPLLIDLRDGRFRPLDPTVGAVCRETRAALAPRFEDALRGYSLEVQRALAGLGADPTSAYVIRIAPDGTAVVRARDPLGRQVEGPLPRFPLRTPLRELRISVVGGVPLPGRSVPGIQPL from the coding sequence ATGGGAAGGCAGCTGCGGGGCTTGCGGGCGCTCTTGCGTGTTCGTGGGCTGGCAATCGTGGCCGTCTGCGGGTGGCTGGCCGTGGCCGGTTGCACCGCGGGGACCCCGTTCTCGGCGCCGCCGAGCGGTCAGGTGACCGACGCCGCGACCGGCGCGCCCATTGCGGGTGCGATCGTGGTGTTCCGCTACGACCGCCAGCCCGAGGCCTCGGGCGAGGAGGTCGAGGCGCTCGCCCACCGCGAGATCGTCACCGACCGTGCGGGGCGGTTCCGCGCGCCGCGCCTGGCCTGGTCCTGGCCGGGCGCCGTCCGCATCGCCAGCGTGTGGGCGCCAGGGTATCGCTGCTCCGACACCGCCACGTCGGGGAGGATCCCTCTCCAGCGGGCGAAGAGTCTCGAAGAGCGACGGGCCTCCTGCGTCCCGGTCGCCGGAACACCGCGGGAGGTTCCGCGATACCGCGCGGCGTGGCAGTCGCTCTACCCGAGCATCTACCGACGGAGCGTCCGTCGCCCCGACGCGGAAGTCGAACGCGTGTTGTCCGCGCGCCGCGTGTTCGGGTTCGGTGCGAATTGTGAAGGGCCGGTCGTCGATCTCGCGCTGTCGCGCGACGGTCGCCGGGTGGCGTACTGGGTTCGGCGCGCTGGGCTTCCGTCGACGATTCGCATTCAAGAGCTCGGTGAAGGGCTTCGCTCCGTCGGTGAATCGGCTTCGGAGGAGGTTTCGGCTCCCGTCTGGTCCCCCGAGCTGGAGCTCGCCTGGACCGCGCGACACGAGCTCGTGTTGTGGCAGCCGCACTCGACGCACCCGCCGGAGGTCGTGCCGACACTGGGCGACGACACGCCACAGACCGCACGCGTGCTCTGGAAGCCGCCGACACCGCCGGCGGCTCCCGCGCTCGCACCGGCCCGTCCGGGGGAAGCGCCGCGCGGCCAGCCGTTGGCCGCCGATGACCTGCGCGACGCGAACGACGCGCGCGGGTCGGGGCGCCGGTTCCTGCGTCGGTCGATCCTGGACCCGCGCACGGGGCTCCCCGCAGACGTGCTCGAGACCGAGCACACCGACGGTGGCCGCTCGGCGGTCGCCTTGCCCGGCGAAGCGTGCGGTGCGCCCGGACGCTTCGGCCGGCCCGAAGACCACCTGACCGCGGCAGGCACCCTGGCCGTCGACCTGCGGTACGTCTCCGGCGGTTGTCGGCCCTTGCTCATCGACCTGCGCGACGGCCGCTTCCGCCCGCTCGATCCGACGGTGGGCGCGGTCTGTCGGGAGACGCGCGCAGCCCTGGCTCCCCGCTTCGAGGATGCCCTGCGCGGGTACTCGCTCGAGGTGCAGCGCGCACTCGCGGGCCTCGGCGCCGATCCGACCTCGGCCTACGTGATTCGAATTGCTCCCGACGGCACTGCCGTGGTCCGTGCGCGCGACCCGCTCGGGCGCCAGGTCGAGGGTCCGCTGCCGCGCTTCCCGTTGCGCACGCCGCTCCGCGAGCTCCGGATCAGCGTGGTCGGAGGGGTCCCCCTACCGGGCCGGAGCGTGCCGGGCATCCAGCCGCTCTAG
- a CDS encoding PEP-CTERM sorting domain-containing protein (PEP-CTERM proteins occur, often in large numbers, in the proteomes of bacteria that also encode an exosortase, a predicted intramembrane cysteine proteinase. The presence of a PEP-CTERM domain at a protein's C-terminus predicts cleavage within the sorting domain, followed by covalent anchoring to some some component of the (usually Gram-negative) cell surface. Many PEP-CTERM proteins exhibit an unusual sequence composition that includes large numbers of potential glycosylation sites. Expression of one such protein has been shown restore the ability of a bacterium to form floc, a type of biofilm.): MNIRGQMRRVLQGLALSLLLPFAASAATNYNFGNLTGANFDFIDLNETVQTADDESAPLFEAPGVLGGSGGSDVLVFTPSSFLADSAGGEGQVPPDGNPFDNTHSTFNATIMGNAPGAFVDNIILTENGDGSITSFGGIGGVTAQLSGTITILDTVSGANEGSSFNFGVSGDNWVTSYTGGSVIGDQLTISTPGAISWSAVVDIDLASVFGANDITKVELQWNNILSAFSQATSDALIQKKTGETTLQVIPEPTTGLLLLGGLIGLAARRRS, translated from the coding sequence ATGAACATTCGAGGCCAGATGCGCCGCGTTCTCCAGGGACTTGCGCTCTCGCTGCTACTGCCCTTCGCAGCGAGTGCAGCCACCAACTACAACTTCGGCAACCTGACCGGCGCGAACTTCGACTTCATCGATCTGAACGAGACGGTTCAGACGGCGGATGACGAGAGCGCGCCGCTCTTCGAGGCGCCGGGCGTGCTCGGCGGCTCGGGCGGGAGCGACGTCCTGGTGTTCACGCCCTCGTCGTTCCTCGCGGACTCGGCGGGCGGCGAGGGGCAGGTGCCGCCGGACGGCAATCCGTTCGACAACACCCACTCGACCTTCAACGCGACGATCATGGGCAACGCGCCCGGCGCGTTCGTCGACAACATCATTCTCACCGAGAACGGCGATGGCAGCATCACGTCGTTCGGCGGGATCGGCGGCGTCACGGCGCAGCTCTCGGGAACGATCACGATTCTCGACACGGTCTCCGGAGCGAACGAAGGCTCGAGCTTCAACTTCGGCGTGAGCGGCGACAACTGGGTCACGTCCTACACCGGCGGATCCGTGATCGGCGACCAGCTGACGATCTCGACGCCGGGTGCGATCTCCTGGTCGGCCGTCGTGGACATCGACCTCGCCTCCGTGTTCGGCGCAAACGACATCACCAAGGTCGAACTCCAGTGGAACAACATCCTCTCGGCGTTCAGCCAGGCCACGTCGGATGCGCTGATCCAGAAGAAGACTGGGGAAACCACGCTCCAGGTGATTCCCGAGCCGACCACTGGGCTGCTGCTCCTCGGAGGACTGATCGGCCTCGCCGCGCGCCGCCGCTCGTAG
- a CDS encoding prolipoprotein diacylglyceryl transferase family protein yields MIPYIENPTLTLGSYTLESFWVLVGIAIIVEFQIVMRRAPRYGISALETSTLLGWAIGLGILGAHVFDIFVYFPERLREDPWVLLRFWGSLSSFGGMLGGLLGLLAVMQIRGMPGADQLRFVDCLLFALPFTLAIGRLGCGLQHDHLGIESTHWLAVRFPDGPRFDLGLLEFFYTSLMAGLFVWLDRRRWPAGFFLGAFFALYGPVRFALDALRVGDVRYAGWTPGQYLSIAATLLGLTVLAWVLRSRVSDDEAPAA; encoded by the coding sequence ATGATCCCCTACATCGAGAATCCCACGCTGACCCTGGGCAGCTACACGCTGGAGTCGTTCTGGGTCCTCGTCGGGATCGCGATCATCGTCGAGTTCCAGATCGTGATGCGTCGCGCGCCGCGCTACGGCATCTCGGCGCTCGAGACCTCGACGCTGCTCGGCTGGGCGATCGGCCTTGGGATCCTCGGCGCCCACGTCTTCGACATCTTCGTCTACTTCCCCGAGCGGCTTCGCGAGGACCCTTGGGTGCTCCTCCGTTTCTGGGGGAGTCTCTCTTCCTTCGGCGGCATGCTCGGGGGCCTGCTCGGGTTGCTCGCAGTCATGCAGATCCGGGGAATGCCCGGGGCGGACCAGCTGCGTTTCGTCGACTGCCTGCTCTTTGCGCTGCCGTTCACGCTCGCCATCGGCCGCCTCGGCTGCGGCCTGCAGCACGACCACCTCGGCATCGAGTCGACCCACTGGCTCGCCGTGCGCTTCCCCGACGGTCCACGCTTCGACCTGGGTCTGCTCGAGTTCTTCTACACGAGCCTGATGGCCGGCCTCTTCGTGTGGCTCGACCGACGGCGCTGGCCCGCCGGATTCTTTCTCGGTGCCTTCTTCGCGCTCTATGGCCCGGTTCGCTTTGCTCTCGACGCACTGCGCGTCGGCGACGTGCGCTACGCGGGTTGGACGCCGGGCCAGTACCTCTCAATCGCGGCGACGCTGCTCGGCCTGACGGTCCTCGCGTGGGTCCTGCGCAGTCGCGTGTCCGACGACGAGGCTCCTGCCGCCTAG
- a CDS encoding phosphatase PAP2 family protein → MEDVGDQPEAGPGARLQLHLTQKVAVLLGLAVGICVPYFSLQYVDWFPAHTVPALGIDDAISFSPNWVWVYLSIAVLVPAAPLMIPTRAGLAHYSRGLAVMCTIAFVCFLLFPVAGPRPASVPEHAMYQWLVGVDRPLNSMPSLHAALVVYSTLCLAQHGWAGLRGISRRIVAASAIGWAGAILFATLATKQHWFLDLPAGALIAVVADRLAHLHEAFETSGPGSESPGP, encoded by the coding sequence ATGGAGGACGTCGGGGATCAGCCCGAGGCCGGCCCTGGGGCGCGCCTCCAGCTCCACCTCACGCAAAAGGTGGCAGTCCTGCTGGGGCTGGCGGTCGGGATCTGTGTCCCGTACTTCAGCCTCCAGTACGTCGACTGGTTCCCGGCTCACACGGTTCCCGCGTTGGGCATCGACGACGCGATTTCGTTCTCTCCGAACTGGGTGTGGGTCTACCTGTCGATTGCGGTGCTGGTACCCGCCGCGCCCCTGATGATTCCGACCCGGGCTGGACTGGCCCACTACAGCCGCGGCCTCGCGGTGATGTGCACGATCGCCTTCGTCTGTTTCCTGCTGTTTCCGGTGGCAGGTCCGCGGCCCGCGAGTGTGCCCGAGCATGCGATGTACCAGTGGTTGGTGGGGGTCGATCGGCCCCTGAATTCGATGCCCTCGCTGCACGCTGCCTTGGTGGTGTACTCGACGCTCTGTCTGGCCCAGCACGGCTGGGCCGGGTTGCGCGGCATCTCACGGCGGATCGTCGCCGCAAGCGCGATCGGCTGGGCAGGAGCGATCCTCTTTGCCACGCTCGCGACGAAGCAGCACTGGTTCCTCGACCTGCCGGCCGGGGCCCTGATCGCCGTCGTTGCCGACCGTCTGGCGCATCTGCACGAGGCGTTCGAGACGAGCGGTCCTGGCAGCGAATCGCCCGGGCCCTGA
- the recA gene encoding recombinase RecA gives MTAKSRSNGSATKSNGAVGKAPEGQKQQAIAHAVSAIEKQFGKGAILSMTEDGIDREIEAFSTGSASLDLALGIGGLPKGRVVEIYGPESSGKTTLSLHAVAEVQRQGGVAAFVDAEHALDVGYARRLGVKIEDLLVSQPDTGEQALEIVDVLLRSGAIDLVVVDSVAALTPRAEIEGEMGDHHVGLQARLMSQALRKLTGTVAKSNSTVIFINQIRMKIGVMFGNPETTTGGNALKFYSSVRLDVRRIAALKDGDEVVGNRTRVKVVKNKVAPPFRQAEFDILYNQGISREGDLLDLGVEAGLVEKSGAWYSYDGERIGQGRENARRFLLENVDTRERLADAVYGHHGLKRAVPAHVEDGESAASSGEAEEASAEA, from the coding sequence ATGACGGCAAAGAGTCGATCCAACGGCAGCGCAACCAAGAGCAATGGCGCGGTGGGCAAGGCGCCCGAGGGCCAGAAGCAGCAAGCCATCGCCCACGCGGTCTCCGCGATCGAAAAGCAGTTCGGCAAGGGCGCCATCCTCTCGATGACCGAAGACGGCATCGATCGGGAGATCGAGGCGTTCTCGACGGGTTCTGCGAGTCTCGACCTCGCCCTCGGCATCGGCGGTCTGCCGAAGGGGCGCGTCGTCGAGATCTACGGGCCCGAGTCGAGTGGTAAGACCACTCTCTCCCTGCACGCGGTCGCCGAGGTGCAGCGGCAGGGCGGCGTCGCCGCCTTCGTCGACGCCGAGCACGCTCTCGACGTCGGGTATGCCCGGCGCCTGGGGGTGAAGATCGAGGACCTCCTGGTCTCCCAGCCCGATACCGGCGAACAGGCCCTCGAGATCGTCGACGTGCTGCTCCGGTCGGGAGCCATCGATCTCGTGGTGGTCGACTCTGTCGCCGCGCTCACGCCACGGGCCGAGATCGAGGGCGAAATGGGTGACCACCACGTGGGCCTGCAGGCGCGGCTCATGAGCCAGGCGCTGCGCAAGCTCACGGGTACGGTCGCAAAGTCGAACTCCACGGTCATCTTCATCAACCAGATCCGGATGAAGATCGGCGTGATGTTCGGCAACCCCGAGACGACCACGGGCGGGAACGCCTTGAAGTTCTACTCCTCGGTGCGCCTCGACGTGCGGCGCATCGCGGCGCTGAAGGACGGGGACGAGGTCGTCGGCAACCGCACCCGGGTGAAGGTGGTGAAGAACAAGGTGGCGCCCCCGTTCCGCCAGGCCGAGTTTGACATCCTCTACAACCAGGGCATCTCGCGAGAGGGAGACCTGCTCGACCTGGGCGTCGAAGCGGGCCTCGTCGAGAAGAGTGGCGCTTGGTACTCCTACGACGGAGAGCGCATCGGGCAGGGACGCGAGAACGCGCGGCGCTTCCTGCTCGAGAACGTGGACACCCGCGAACGGCTTGCGGACGCGGTGTATGGACACCACGGCCTGAAGCGGGCCGTTCCGGCACACGTCGAGGACGGCGAGTCCGCCGCCAGCTCGGGGGAGGCGGAGGAGGCGAGCGCCGAAGCCTGA
- the thpR gene encoding RNA 2',3'-cyclic phosphodiesterase, protein MDDDARVRAFLAVPLDEASRSVALAWQHAVREALRADGEDVDALRWVPAEALHVTLHFLGNVAGADLPVLGEAAERALVGVCGFPLRFEAPTGFPQSRRPRVVVLPARPQAPLADLAARLRDAVAAWVPMAEDRPYRPHLTLARVRRGKRVRLPSVTASVTTAADASVVTECVLFRSDLSAEGARYSPLARFPLEAPEAGGSGDGASAPVHP, encoded by the coding sequence GTGGACGATGACGCGCGGGTTCGAGCGTTCCTCGCTGTGCCTCTGGACGAGGCCTCGCGTTCCGTGGCGCTCGCGTGGCAGCACGCGGTCCGAGAAGCATTGCGCGCCGACGGCGAGGACGTCGACGCCCTGCGCTGGGTCCCGGCGGAGGCGCTCCACGTGACGCTGCATTTCCTCGGCAACGTCGCTGGCGCCGACCTCCCCGTCCTGGGAGAGGCCGCCGAACGAGCGCTCGTCGGGGTGTGCGGATTCCCCCTGCGTTTCGAGGCCCCGACCGGGTTCCCCCAATCGCGTCGCCCTCGGGTGGTCGTGTTGCCCGCACGCCCGCAGGCGCCGCTCGCCGATCTCGCTGCGCGCCTGCGCGACGCGGTCGCAGCGTGGGTGCCGATGGCGGAGGACCGACCGTATCGACCGCACCTCACCCTCGCGCGGGTGCGACGCGGAAAGCGGGTGCGTCTGCCCAGCGTGACCGCATCCGTCACGACGGCAGCCGATGCTTCGGTCGTGACCGAATGCGTGCTCTTCCGCAGCGACCTGTCCGCAGAGGGCGCTCGATATTCACCGCTGGCTCGGTTTCCGCTCGAGGCCCCCGAAGCGGGGGGCTCCGGTGACGGAGCCAGCGCTCCCGTTCACCCCTGA
- a CDS encoding competence/damage-inducible protein A, which yields MKAEVLTIGDELLRGEIVDSNKAFLSDRLLSLDIETHFHASVRDEPADMVDAFHRAADRSDVVLVSGGLGPTRDDLTSEVLGQAFERPLRLDEDALAGIRAFFESIGREMTDNNASQAYFPEGADVLANPIGTAPGFGLDVGRALFFCMPGVPREMMRMMDEQVLPRIARRQSGGQVVRARLLRTFGIGESSLDAELADVAASGDVSLGFRTSFPDNYLRPVARATDVAAAEARLDAVCATIRERLGAIVYGEGEASLADVVGALLRERGTRIAVAESCTGGLIAEKLTDVAGASRYFQGGVVAYANEAKEAQLGVPAELLAEHGAVSEPVARAMAEGARARFGADLAVATTGISGPDGGTEEKPVGLVHLALADAEGVHADHFVFPLDRARHRQLTAQVALDWIRRRMLGEPLVGPTLLRRAGGGSAPGSRGGR from the coding sequence GTGAAGGCCGAGGTCCTCACCATCGGCGACGAGCTTCTTCGCGGCGAGATCGTCGATTCGAACAAGGCCTTTCTCTCGGATCGGCTGTTGTCCCTCGATATCGAGACCCACTTCCATGCGTCGGTGCGCGACGAGCCGGCCGACATGGTCGATGCCTTCCACCGCGCGGCCGACCGTTCCGACGTCGTGCTCGTCTCCGGCGGGCTCGGCCCCACCCGCGACGACCTGACCTCCGAGGTCCTCGGTCAGGCCTTCGAGCGACCGCTGCGACTCGACGAGGACGCGCTGGCGGGCATCCGCGCCTTCTTCGAGAGCATCGGACGGGAGATGACCGACAACAACGCGAGCCAGGCCTACTTCCCGGAAGGGGCCGACGTCCTCGCCAACCCGATCGGAACCGCGCCAGGTTTCGGCCTCGATGTCGGACGCGCCCTCTTCTTCTGCATGCCCGGCGTGCCCCGCGAAATGATGCGCATGATGGACGAGCAGGTGCTCCCGCGCATCGCCCGTCGCCAGTCGGGCGGACAGGTCGTGCGCGCTCGCTTGCTGCGCACCTTCGGCATCGGCGAGTCCTCGCTGGACGCCGAGCTCGCCGACGTCGCGGCCTCGGGCGACGTAAGCCTCGGGTTCCGAACGTCCTTCCCCGACAACTATCTGCGTCCCGTGGCCCGGGCGACCGACGTCGCCGCGGCCGAAGCCCGGCTCGACGCGGTCTGTGCGACCATCCGCGAGCGCCTCGGCGCGATCGTCTATGGCGAGGGCGAAGCGTCTCTGGCCGACGTGGTGGGGGCCCTGCTGCGCGAGCGGGGCACGCGCATCGCGGTCGCCGAATCGTGCACCGGCGGCCTGATCGCCGAGAAGCTGACCGACGTTGCCGGCGCGTCGCGCTACTTCCAGGGCGGCGTCGTCGCCTACGCCAACGAAGCGAAGGAAGCCCAGCTGGGGGTCCCCGCGGAGCTCCTCGCCGAGCATGGCGCCGTCTCGGAGCCGGTCGCACGCGCCATGGCCGAGGGGGCGCGCGCGCGTTTCGGTGCCGACCTCGCGGTCGCCACCACGGGAATCTCGGGGCCCGATGGCGGCACCGAGGAGAAGCCCGTCGGCCTGGTGCACCTGGCGCTCGCCGACGCAGAGGGCGTTCACGCCGACCACTTCGTCTTCCCGCTCGATCGCGCCCGGCACCGCCAGCTCACGGCCCAGGTGGCGCTCGACTGGATCCGTCGACGCATGCTCGGGGAGCCGCTGGTGGGACCGACGCTATTGCGGCGCGCAGGCGGAGGTTCGGCACCGGGGTCGCGGGGTGGACGATGA
- a CDS encoding phosphatidylglycerophosphatase A: MSSAEEQAEARPDAASQTSHRGWRSTLALALATAGGAGFVPVAPGTFGAAVGVGLFALGLSLGGWTIAVLIVATSVVGVWASTEAERLFGQHDDGRIVIDEVAGQLVALVPLLFVLPEARWRAPLPLLAGFVAFRAFDIAKPGPVRWAERRFEGGLGVMADDLVAGVLAAVVVWAGAASGALA; encoded by the coding sequence TTGTCGTCGGCCGAAGAACAAGCCGAAGCCCGACCCGACGCGGCCTCGCAGACGTCGCATCGCGGTTGGCGATCGACCCTGGCGTTGGCACTCGCCACGGCAGGAGGCGCGGGCTTCGTGCCGGTCGCGCCGGGGACGTTCGGCGCCGCCGTGGGCGTCGGCCTCTTCGCTCTGGGCCTCTCCCTCGGCGGCTGGACGATCGCCGTACTGATCGTGGCGACGAGTGTCGTTGGGGTGTGGGCATCGACCGAAGCCGAGCGTCTGTTTGGCCAGCACGATGACGGGCGGATCGTCATCGACGAAGTCGCCGGGCAGCTGGTCGCGCTCGTGCCCCTGCTCTTCGTCCTGCCGGAAGCGCGTTGGCGTGCGCCGCTCCCGCTGCTGGCGGGCTTCGTCGCGTTCCGCGCCTTCGACATCGCCAAGCCGGGCCCCGTGCGTTGGGCCGAGCGCCGCTTCGAAGGGGGCCTCGGCGTCATGGCCGATGACCTCGTCGCGGGTGTACTCGCCGCGGTGGTCGTCTGGGCCGGAGCCGCCAGCGGAGCGCTCGCGTGA
- the ruvX gene encoding Holliday junction resolvase RuvX, with translation MQGPVLGLDLGARRIGLAVSDEDATIAFPVGCLERHGLEKDLAALGELIRERSIRAIAIGLPLHMDGRAGSGAEAARRFATALTEATELPVELVDERWTTAQAERTLRDAPASKRRRKGEVDALAATLILRTYLEQPREGAP, from the coding sequence ATGCAGGGGCCCGTGCTCGGACTCGACCTGGGAGCGCGCCGAATCGGTCTGGCCGTCTCCGACGAGGACGCCACCATCGCGTTTCCGGTGGGCTGCCTCGAACGTCACGGTCTCGAGAAGGATCTGGCGGCCCTGGGCGAGCTGATCCGCGAGCGCTCGATCCGGGCCATCGCGATCGGGTTGCCCCTGCACATGGACGGGCGTGCGGGCAGCGGAGCCGAGGCCGCGCGCCGCTTCGCGACGGCCCTCACCGAAGCCACCGAACTACCCGTGGAACTGGTCGACGAGCGCTGGACGACAGCCCAGGCGGAACGCACTCTTCGCGACGCGCCGGCGTCCAAACGTCGACGCAAGGGTGAGGTCGATGCGCTGGCCGCCACGCTGATCCTGCGAACCTATCTCGAACAGCCGCGCGAGGGCGCTCCGTGA
- the mltG gene encoding endolytic transglycosylase MltG, translating to MISRILLFLAIAAVLGAAALGGWLSQSLEPLTDEAEPVLFTVEPGESLRGIATRLQREGLVRDVEATVLLARYRELGQKLSAGEFFLSADQSPSEILDVLVKGRPATYPVSIPEGLTAVEIGRVIADAGLVDREAFDAAFASADLLERWEIPAENLEGYLFPETYRFPKGLDGEQVVEVMLEQFEQAWGQVAARAAERGLSRHEVVILASIVEKETGAAEERPLIASVFANRIERNMRLESDPTIIYGIPDFDGNLRRRHLDDASNLYNTYQHSGLTPGPIANPGLASLEAVVAPAESDYLFFVSRNDGTHVFSESYRDHVRAVDRYQRRRGGS from the coding sequence GTGATTTCCCGCATCCTGCTCTTCCTGGCGATCGCTGCCGTCCTGGGGGCCGCTGCCCTCGGAGGCTGGCTCTCGCAATCACTCGAACCGCTCACCGACGAGGCGGAGCCCGTGCTCTTCACCGTGGAGCCGGGCGAGTCGCTGCGCGGCATCGCGACGCGCTTGCAGCGAGAAGGGCTCGTCCGAGACGTCGAGGCCACGGTACTGCTCGCGCGGTATCGAGAGCTCGGACAGAAGCTCTCGGCCGGCGAGTTCTTCCTGTCGGCGGATCAGTCCCCGAGCGAGATTCTGGACGTTCTGGTGAAGGGGCGTCCTGCGACGTATCCCGTCTCGATTCCGGAAGGACTGACCGCAGTCGAGATCGGTCGCGTCATCGCCGACGCGGGTCTCGTCGATCGCGAAGCCTTCGATGCGGCCTTTGCGAGCGCGGATCTCCTCGAGCGCTGGGAGATCCCCGCGGAGAATCTCGAGGGGTATCTCTTCCCCGAGACCTACCGCTTTCCGAAGGGGCTCGACGGGGAGCAGGTGGTCGAGGTGATGCTCGAGCAGTTCGAGCAAGCCTGGGGTCAGGTGGCGGCCCGCGCCGCGGAGCGCGGGCTCTCGCGCCACGAGGTCGTGATCCTCGCTTCGATCGTCGAGAAGGAGACGGGCGCCGCCGAAGAGCGGCCGTTGATCGCCTCGGTGTTCGCGAATCGCATCGAGCGAAACATGCGTCTCGAGTCGGATCCCACCATCATCTACGGCATCCCGGACTTCGACGGCAATCTACGACGCCGCCATCTCGACGACGCGAGCAACCTCTACAACACCTATCAGCATTCGGGGCTCACGCCGGGGCCGATCGCCAATCCAGGTCTGGCGTCCCTCGAGGCGGTGGTCGCGCCGGCCGAGTCCGACTATCTCTTCTTCGTGTCCCGCAACGATGGCACCCACGTGTTCTCCGAGTCGTACCGGGATCACGTCAGGGCCGTCGATCGCTACCAGCGCCGTCGCGGGGGCAGCTAG